A portion of the Candidatus Eremiobacteraceae bacterium genome contains these proteins:
- the pyrE gene encoding orotate phosphoribosyltransferase, with protein sequence MTPHEVLALLERRGAMLSGHFLLSSGLHSDRFIQKFRIFEDPPTAEAICGALADRLRPADPRVVVSAAVGGIIPGYIVAKGLGVRDIFIEKEGGVPVLRRGFSIEPGERVAVIEDVMTTGKSVAEVLDVVARAGGKLAAIGAVVKRGKPVLPLPVTALLELPLRDFAPDVCPLCRDRVPLTDPGSRRSS encoded by the coding sequence ATGACCCCGCACGAAGTCTTGGCGCTGCTCGAGCGACGCGGCGCGATGCTGTCCGGCCATTTCTTGCTCTCATCAGGACTGCACAGCGACCGGTTCATCCAGAAGTTCCGCATCTTCGAAGACCCGCCGACGGCCGAGGCGATCTGCGGCGCGCTCGCTGATCGCCTGCGCCCGGCCGATCCGCGCGTCGTCGTCAGCGCCGCGGTGGGCGGGATCATCCCGGGCTACATCGTGGCCAAGGGACTCGGCGTGCGCGACATCTTCATCGAGAAAGAAGGCGGCGTGCCGGTGTTGCGCCGCGGTTTCTCTATCGAACCCGGCGAGCGCGTCGCCGTCATCGAGGATGTCATGACCACCGGCAAATCCGTCGCCGAGGTGCTCGACGTCGTCGCGCGTGCGGGCGGCAAGCTCGCGGCGATCGGCGCGGTGGTCAAACGCGGCAAGCCGGTGTTGCCGCTGCCTGTGACGGCACTGCTCGAGCTGCCGCTGCGCGACTTCGCGCCCGACGTCTGTCCGCTGTGCCGCGATCGCGTGCCGCTGACCGATCCAGGCAGCCGCCGCTCGTCGTGA
- a CDS encoding metallophosphoesterase, translating into MNLQIVSDLHLEGSPLEPFAPTGDVLIVAGDMHDDPAALGRWLSGIPSDVPVIAVLGNHEFDHKDFAAVLPAYRDALAELRNVHLLERERLDIGGVSFLGANLWTDMRGGADAPAIARVLKHFDMRGVNVDDLMEVHRESTAWLEEAYPRDSDRVVVVTHTAPSFRSQHPRFEGSALNGFFASDLDPLVERLGPKLWVHGHMHDAVDYAIGATRVASNPRGYPGENPSWNPYSLIVEV; encoded by the coding sequence GTGAATCTCCAGATCGTGTCGGATCTCCATCTCGAGGGAAGTCCGCTGGAGCCGTTCGCGCCGACCGGCGACGTCCTGATCGTCGCCGGCGACATGCATGACGATCCGGCTGCTTTGGGCCGCTGGCTGAGCGGCATTCCTTCAGACGTACCGGTGATCGCGGTTCTCGGCAATCACGAATTCGATCACAAAGACTTCGCGGCGGTCCTGCCGGCTTACCGCGACGCCCTGGCAGAGCTGCGCAACGTCCATCTTCTCGAGCGCGAGCGTCTGGATATCGGCGGCGTGAGCTTTCTTGGCGCGAACCTCTGGACGGACATGCGCGGCGGCGCCGACGCGCCGGCCATCGCCCGCGTGCTCAAACATTTCGACATGCGCGGCGTGAACGTCGACGATCTGATGGAAGTGCATCGCGAGAGCACAGCGTGGCTCGAGGAAGCGTACCCGCGCGATAGCGACCGGGTCGTCGTCGTCACGCACACCGCGCCCTCGTTTCGCAGCCAGCACCCTCGCTTCGAGGGCTCGGCGCTCAACGGGTTCTTCGCCAGCGACTTGGACCCGCTGGTCGAACGGCTGGGTCCCAAGCTCTGGGTGCACGGCCACATGCACGACGCCGTCGACTACGCGATCGGCGCGACGCGCGTCGCGAGCAACCCGCGCGGATATCCGGGCGAGAACCCGAGCTGGAATCCGTACTCGCTGATCGTCGAGGTCTGA
- a CDS encoding DUF2905 family protein, translating to MDVTPQIGRLLIGAGLALIAVGALVLYARQLHLGSLPGDVTVGGKGWQVTLLLGTSLLLSIVITLLLNLLLRRR from the coding sequence TTGGACGTCACGCCTCAGATCGGCAGACTCCTCATCGGCGCGGGCCTCGCGCTCATCGCCGTCGGTGCGCTCGTCCTCTACGCGCGCCAGCTCCATCTCGGCTCCCTGCCCGGCGACGTCACCGTCGGCGGCAAGGGATGGCAAGTCACCTTGCTGCTGGGAACCTCGTTGCTCCTGTCCATCGTTATCACTTTGTTGCTCAATCTGCTCTTGAGACGCCGGTGA
- the pth gene encoding aminoacyl-tRNA hydrolase, producing the protein MAGLGNPGRSYARTRHNIGFRVVEALAQAHAAPPWRTRFDARTTQLADLNAILALPQTFMNLSGESVAPLAGYFKVPHRGVLIVCDDVNLPFGRLRMRRGGSDGGHNGLKSIIAQLGSTAFPRLRVGIGRRDGDLIDHVITAFTKEEEAALPAVIARCVAGLETFLDEGVEEAIALVNAAGGDPPPT; encoded by the coding sequence ATCGCCGGACTCGGCAATCCGGGGCGTTCGTATGCGCGCACGCGTCACAACATCGGCTTTCGCGTGGTCGAGGCGCTCGCCCAGGCGCACGCGGCGCCGCCGTGGCGCACGCGTTTCGATGCCCGCACGACGCAGCTCGCGGATCTCAACGCGATCCTCGCTCTGCCGCAGACGTTCATGAACCTCTCAGGCGAGAGCGTCGCGCCGCTTGCCGGGTACTTCAAGGTCCCTCACCGCGGCGTGCTGATCGTGTGCGACGACGTCAATCTGCCCTTCGGCAGGCTGCGCATGCGTCGCGGCGGCAGCGACGGCGGTCACAACGGTTTGAAGTCGATCATCGCGCAGCTCGGCTCGACCGCGTTCCCACGGCTGCGCGTCGGCATCGGACGCCGTGACGGCGATCTGATCGACCACGTCATCACCGCGTTCACCAAAGAAGAGGAGGCGGCGCTGCCCGCCGTCATCGCGCGCTGCGTCGCCGGTCTCGAGACGTTCTTGGACGAGGGCGTCGAGGAGGCGATCGCGCTCGTCAATGCGGCAGGCGGAGACCCGCCGCCAACCTAA
- a CDS encoding 50S ribosomal protein L25, translating into METITIAAKPRSQTGSHAVQRLRREGKVPGVVYGHQFNDPLPIVIEGRDLRSALTGHNINSVFNLEIEGRGATPVMVHERQHDIISHHLIHIDLYAVDLAEAVEANVPVVARGNSPGVKEGGVLDIVLREIAVEALPGSIPEQIEVDISSLNIGDNVHVRDLQVPESVKIVEDGDEIVLSVLAPQKAEEEVPAVAATELAQPELVGEKKPAEEEPEES; encoded by the coding sequence ATGGAGACTATCACCATCGCCGCGAAGCCGCGGTCGCAGACCGGCAGCCATGCGGTGCAACGATTGCGCCGCGAGGGCAAGGTCCCCGGCGTCGTCTACGGGCACCAGTTCAACGATCCGCTGCCGATCGTCATCGAAGGCCGGGATCTGCGCAGCGCGCTGACCGGTCACAACATCAACTCGGTCTTCAACCTCGAGATCGAAGGCCGCGGCGCCACGCCGGTCATGGTCCACGAGCGCCAGCACGATATCATCAGCCATCATCTGATCCATATCGATCTATATGCGGTCGACCTCGCCGAAGCGGTCGAAGCGAACGTCCCCGTCGTCGCGCGCGGCAACTCGCCCGGCGTCAAAGAGGGCGGCGTGCTCGACATCGTGCTGCGCGAGATCGCGGTGGAAGCGTTGCCGGGATCGATCCCCGAGCAGATCGAGGTCGACATCAGCAGCCTGAACATCGGCGACAACGTCCACGTGCGCGATCTACAAGTGCCCGAGAGCGTCAAGATCGTCGAGGACGGCGATGAGATCGTGCTGTCCGTGCTCGCGCCGCAGAAGGCCGAAGAGGAAGTCCCGGCCGTCGCGGCTACGGAGCTGGCACAGCCGGAGCTCGTCGGGGAGAAGAAACCAGCCGAGGAAGAGCCCGAGGAGTCCTAA
- a CDS encoding ribose-phosphate pyrophosphokinase produces the protein MATAKPVLFSGNSNRALAVEIAHMMGTHVGKALVTTFANEECRIEIHENVRGADAFVIQSICKPPEPGRSVNDSLVEMLLMIDALRRASAYRITAVIPYYGYAKQDKKTKGREPISAKLVADLLTTAGVQRVLTVDLHAAQIQGFFVQPVDNLTASFILANYLINTKKLRGPGVVVVSPDAGGVARAEAFAKKLQSSVAIVFKRRPRPDVNEVSEVVGDLKGKTAVIIDDMISTGGTLVKAAEALLERGATSVITCATHGIFAAGAAQKLNDSPISEVIVTNTIPVPDDIRGEKIKVLSVGRLLAESIRRISANRSVSELYNEQERTLGQDGIDDQPLFNLNAPENTAVLQASGAGLEKRPN, from the coding sequence ATGGCTACGGCAAAACCGGTCCTCTTCTCCGGCAATTCCAATCGCGCGCTCGCCGTCGAGATCGCGCACATGATGGGCACCCACGTGGGCAAGGCATTGGTCACGACCTTTGCCAACGAGGAATGCCGCATCGAGATCCACGAGAACGTCCGCGGCGCGGACGCATTCGTGATCCAGTCGATCTGCAAGCCGCCTGAGCCGGGCCGCTCCGTGAACGATTCGCTCGTGGAGATGCTGCTCATGATCGACGCGCTGCGGCGCGCGTCGGCATACCGCATCACCGCGGTCATCCCGTATTACGGGTACGCGAAACAAGACAAAAAGACCAAAGGGCGCGAGCCGATCTCGGCCAAGCTGGTCGCCGACCTGCTGACCACGGCCGGCGTGCAGCGCGTGCTCACCGTCGATCTGCACGCGGCGCAGATCCAGGGTTTCTTCGTCCAACCGGTCGACAACCTCACCGCCAGCTTCATCTTGGCCAACTATCTGATCAACACGAAGAAGCTGCGCGGGCCCGGCGTCGTCGTCGTGTCGCCCGACGCGGGCGGCGTGGCGCGCGCGGAGGCGTTCGCCAAGAAGCTGCAGTCGTCCGTGGCCATCGTCTTCAAGCGCCGGCCGCGGCCCGACGTCAACGAGGTCAGCGAAGTCGTCGGCGATCTCAAAGGCAAGACCGCGGTCATCATCGACGACATGATCTCGACCGGCGGCACGCTGGTCAAGGCGGCGGAAGCGCTGCTCGAGCGCGGCGCGACGTCGGTGATCACCTGTGCGACGCACGGCATCTTCGCCGCCGGCGCCGCGCAAAAGCTCAACGACTCGCCGATCAGCGAAGTCATCGTCACCAACACGATCCCGGTGCCCGACGACATCCGCGGCGAGAAGATCAAAGTGTTGTCCGTCGGCCGGCTGCTCGCCGAGAGCATCAGGCGCATCTCGGCCAACCGCTCCGTCTCGGAGCTCTACAACGAGCAGGAGCGCACGCTCGGCCAAGACGGGATCGATGACCAGCCGCTTTTCAATCTGAACGCTCCGGAGAACACCGCCGTCCTCCAAGCCAGCGGAGCGGGCTTGGAAAAACGACCCAACTAG
- the uvrB gene encoding excinuclease ABC subunit UvrB, protein MPEFKVEAPFQPSGDQPEAIRALVEGIERGDRSQTLLGVTGSGKTATMAWAIEQVRKPTLVLSHNKTLAAQLCGEFKEFFPNNAVEYFVSYFDYYQPEAYIPSSDTYIEKDSSINEEIERLRHSATQSLLTRRDTIIVASVSCIFGLGSPSDYIEMSLNLRRGQEYDRDKLLRKLVDMQYTRNDLAMVRGTFRVRGDVLEFVAVDDEIITRLDFFGDQIDHITRVNQVTGEMLDDLDELTIFPAKHFITPEEKLLRAVGSIEAELEERLAYFKREGKLLEAQRLELRTRNDLEMLRELGYCNGIENYSRHLTGRAPGQTPFCLLDFFPDDWLLFIDESHVTLPQVHGMYQGDRSRKEALVEYGFRLPSAIDNRPLTFEEFDRHLNQVVYVSATPSEYERKHSTQVVEQIIRPTGLVDPQVEVRPTKGQVDDLMDEVRKRAQAGERVLVTTLTKKMAEDLTDYLIEMGVRARYLHSEIDTLERISILRDLRLGEFDCLVGINLLREGLDLPEVSLVAILDADKEGYLRSETSLIQTIGRAARHVSGTVLMYADNITQSMERAINETERRRVRQLAYNEEHHIDPKSILKSVRDILSSVGASEETRKRAAGKTLQDVPRDVLIATIGKLEKEMRAAAARLEFEKAAALRDELWELRKQLPDGGDPALSRKAPRVFGEALREAALF, encoded by the coding sequence ATGCCCGAATTCAAAGTGGAAGCGCCTTTCCAGCCCTCAGGCGACCAGCCCGAAGCCATACGCGCCCTCGTCGAGGGCATCGAGCGCGGCGATCGGTCGCAGACGCTGCTCGGCGTGACCGGGAGCGGCAAGACCGCGACCATGGCCTGGGCCATCGAGCAGGTGCGCAAGCCCACGCTCGTGCTCAGCCACAACAAGACGCTTGCCGCGCAGCTGTGCGGCGAGTTCAAAGAGTTCTTCCCGAACAACGCGGTCGAGTATTTCGTGTCATATTTCGACTACTATCAGCCCGAGGCGTACATCCCGTCGTCGGATACCTACATCGAGAAGGACTCTTCCATCAACGAGGAGATCGAGCGCCTGCGCCACTCGGCGACGCAGTCGCTGCTGACGCGCCGTGACACGATCATCGTCGCCTCGGTCTCGTGCATCTTCGGCTTGGGCTCGCCGTCCGACTATATCGAGATGTCCTTGAACCTGCGCCGCGGCCAGGAGTACGACCGCGATAAGCTGCTGCGCAAGCTGGTCGACATGCAGTACACGCGCAACGATCTGGCGATGGTGCGCGGCACTTTCCGCGTGCGCGGCGACGTGCTCGAGTTCGTGGCGGTGGACGACGAGATCATCACGCGGCTCGACTTCTTCGGCGATCAGATCGACCACATCACGCGCGTCAACCAGGTGACCGGCGAGATGCTCGACGACCTGGACGAGCTGACCATCTTCCCCGCCAAGCACTTCATCACGCCCGAGGAGAAGCTGCTGCGCGCGGTCGGCAGCATCGAAGCCGAGCTGGAAGAACGCCTGGCCTACTTCAAACGCGAGGGCAAGCTGCTCGAGGCGCAACGCCTGGAGCTGCGCACGCGCAACGACCTCGAGATGCTGCGCGAGCTGGGCTACTGCAACGGCATCGAGAACTATTCGCGCCATCTCACCGGCCGCGCGCCCGGCCAGACGCCGTTCTGCTTGCTGGATTTCTTCCCCGACGACTGGCTGCTGTTCATCGACGAGTCGCACGTGACGCTGCCGCAAGTGCACGGCATGTACCAAGGCGACCGCTCGCGCAAAGAAGCGCTCGTCGAGTATGGCTTCCGCCTGCCGTCGGCGATCGACAACCGGCCGCTGACCTTTGAGGAGTTCGACCGCCACCTCAACCAGGTCGTCTACGTCTCTGCGACGCCGAGCGAGTACGAGCGCAAGCATTCGACCCAAGTCGTCGAGCAGATCATCCGCCCGACCGGCCTGGTCGATCCGCAGGTCGAGGTGCGCCCGACCAAGGGCCAAGTGGACGACCTGATGGACGAAGTGCGCAAGCGCGCGCAGGCGGGCGAGCGCGTGCTGGTCACCACGCTGACGAAGAAGATGGCCGAGGACCTCACCGATTATCTCATCGAGATGGGCGTGCGCGCGCGTTACCTGCATTCGGAGATCGACACGCTCGAACGCATCTCGATCCTGCGCGACCTGCGCTTAGGGGAGTTCGACTGCCTCGTCGGCATCAATCTGCTGCGCGAGGGGCTCGACCTGCCGGAGGTGTCGCTCGTCGCCATCCTCGATGCGGACAAAGAAGGCTACCTGCGTTCCGAGACGTCGCTCATCCAGACCATCGGACGCGCCGCGCGCCACGTGAGCGGCACCGTGCTGATGTACGCCGACAACATCACGCAGTCGATGGAGCGCGCGATCAACGAGACCGAGCGCCGGCGCGTGCGCCAGCTGGCGTATAACGAAGAGCACCACATCGATCCCAAGTCGATCCTCAAATCGGTGCGCGATATCTTGTCATCCGTCGGCGCGAGCGAGGAGACGCGTAAGCGCGCCGCCGGCAAGACGCTGCAAGACGTCCCGCGCGACGTGCTGATCGCCACGATCGGCAAGCTCGAGAAGGAGATGCGCGCCGCTGCCGCGCGGCTCGAGTTCGAGAAGGCCGCAGCGCTGCGCGACGAGCTGTGGGAGCTGCGCAAGCAGCTGCCCGACGGCGGCGATCCGGCGCTCTCGCGCAAAGCGCCGCGCGTGTTCGGCGAGGCGCTGCGCGAGGCCGCGCTGTTCTGA
- a CDS encoding HAD family hydrolase, giving the protein MGAAQAAARRRRSGALAQSAARVRRGAARGRAVLIRAIFFDLDDTLVEDTLSLERCAEAAVREVSPDLKLDPRALAVAYVDAAIDFWEGLEPGARPPKAGDIRPSMWRAALRRFGVDDAALASRIAKRYDQLRIERVELFPEAVPVLHRLHGTYKMSIITNGFAETHDVKIERLELGRFFDHVILAGEMQLVKPDPKIFQHAMRLAGVEPHESIMVGDRFNRDVVGAHAAGMRAVWVNVRDETAPAGARPADATIVNIGELPAALERL; this is encoded by the coding sequence GTGGGAGCTGCGCAAGCAGCTGCCCGACGGCGGCGATCCGGCGCTCTCGCGCAAAGCGCCGCGCGTGTTCGGCGAGGCGCTGCGCGAGGCCGCGCTGTTCTGATCCGCGCGATCTTCTTCGACCTCGACGACACGCTGGTCGAAGATACGCTCTCGCTCGAGCGCTGCGCCGAGGCCGCCGTGCGCGAGGTCTCGCCCGATCTCAAACTCGATCCGCGCGCGCTGGCCGTGGCGTACGTCGATGCGGCGATCGATTTCTGGGAGGGCCTGGAGCCGGGCGCGCGGCCGCCCAAGGCCGGCGACATCAGGCCGTCGATGTGGCGCGCCGCGCTGCGGCGTTTCGGCGTGGACGATGCGGCGCTGGCGTCGCGCATCGCCAAGCGCTACGATCAGCTGCGCATCGAGCGCGTCGAGCTTTTCCCGGAGGCGGTGCCGGTGCTGCACCGGCTGCACGGCACGTACAAGATGTCGATCATCACGAACGGCTTCGCCGAAACGCACGACGTCAAGATCGAGCGTCTCGAGCTTGGCCGTTTCTTCGACCACGTGATCCTGGCGGGCGAGATGCAGCTGGTCAAGCCCGACCCGAAGATCTTCCAGCATGCGATGCGGCTCGCCGGCGTCGAGCCGCACGAGAGCATCATGGTGGGCGATCGTTTCAATCGCGATGTCGTGGGCGCGCACGCCGCGGGCATGCGCGCGGTATGGGTCAACGTGCGCGACGAGACCGCGCCTGCCGGGGCGCGTCCTGCGGATGCGACGATCGTCAATATCGGCGAACTGCCCGCAGCGCTCGAACGGCTCTAG